A section of the Oreochromis niloticus isolate F11D_XX linkage group LG9, O_niloticus_UMD_NMBU, whole genome shotgun sequence genome encodes:
- the zgc:112982 gene encoding BCLAF1 and THRAP3 family member 3 — protein MSIPRSRSPHYRRLALEEPGFDPHRPSGDLDGISMDRRERFWKGSEEIRENFSEDMYPEGQRRSPPFTDDHRFEHQPYKDREEFHHRRLSPRHDVRYEEWRFSPVRDGGFDGDRRREGFREEFQNFENRSRSPPRFTRERLPPTPRSHSDQRDSGMGWKREEQVRDRWRVRDLSPSLRSDDQRVGGDGERGRRFTQGPNRGRQRENPHHERGLPFKRQRREMDDVNHPGSRNEKDFGEQGYSMEATRHEFGEDTRGNLPHGDGRYSGPLVIEHDHGIRDNRKLPRWERFDDHRDLKPEFDRQRKPRPGGSSEELFRKTGTRLNDQEDPQEHRYQDNSGESNYYETRRSPVLQDRSNAARYGVQGGPVNHRGRGATQPARRRYNPNQSGRPGQPRNHPRLQQASQGYQDLPHEEQRQGYQPFREDYDDDTEDEPNWAEKDKLQQWEQDRPRSLERPPGRDLDPKMPRLRQQGRSNQKANNVTVLTEETLTIKVDMSRPINQNSPLCYSSDRQLSLDLVHVGRQRLDFLPMLEHSGTYQETAMHTGTFAQEIITLVHLVKEQYFRGDGITLNERFSAPQEGGFSEEEMEELTPDEGLESNRGFSLDMASLLSDDEPLFSSRPTQGVRLQPVRGPGDLRHDLERRRQEKLEGVKVTIAGSTMSQRPLGACSDSDMRYNNKMSHMDHRRRDGSTGPRRGALNRLNTGAQQRNNRFGFRKQNFHNSSAGPNW, from the exons ATGTCAATACCACGGTCTCGATCACCACATTACAG GAGGTTGGCATTGGAGGAACCTGGCTTTGATCCACACAGACCAAGTGGAGATCTGGATGGGATTTCTATGGACAGGAGGGAACGCTTTTGGAAAGGTTCTGAAGAAATCAGGGAGAACTTCAGTGAAGACATGTATCCAGAAGGGCAGAGGAGATCCCCTCCATTCACAGATGACCATCGATTTGAACATCAGCCTTACAAAGATCGGGAGGAGTTTCACCACAGGAGGTTATCACCCCGTCATGATGTACGCTATGAAGAATGGAGGTTTTCCCCAGTGAGAGATGGAGGATTTGATGGCGATAGGAGAAGAGAAGGGTTTAGAGAGGAATTCCAGAATTTTGAAAACAGGAGTCGGTCGCCTCCGAGGTTCACGAGGGAAAGGTTGCCACCGACACCGAGGTCTCATTCAGACCAGAGGGATTCGGGGATGGGCTGGAAGAGAGAGGAGCAGGTCAGGGATCGGTGGAGGGTCAGAGACCTCAGTCCCAGTTTGAGGTCTGACGACCAAAGAGTTGGAGGAGATGGGGAAAGAGGAAGGAGATTCACTCAAGGTCCTAATAGAGGCAGACAGAGGGAAAACCCACATCATGAGAGGGGCCTCCCTTTTAAAAGACAAAGAAGAGAAATGGATGACGTCAATCATCCTGG GTCCAGGAATGAGAAGGACTTTGGGGAACAGGGTTACTCAATGGAAGCAACCAGACATGAGTTTGGTGAAGACACTCGGGGGAACCTCCCCCACGGAGATGGTCGATACTCGGGGCCACTTGTCATTGAACACGATCATGGCATCCGAGACAATAGAAAGCTGCCACGGTGGGAAAGGTTTGATGACCACAGGGATCTCAAGCCTGAGTTTGATCGACAGAGGAAGCCCCGTCCAGGTGGCTCCTCTGAGGAGCTTTTTAGGAAGACGGGAACCAGGTTGAATGATCAGGAAGATCCACAAGAACACCGTTATCAAGATAATTCGGGGGAATCAAACTATTATGAAACTAGGAGAAGCCCTGTGCTTCAGGACAGGTCAAATGCGGCAAGATATGGTGTTCAAGGTGGCCCCGTGAATCACAGGGGGAGAGGTGCCACTCAACCAGCAAGAAGGCGGTACAACCCAAATCAAAGTGGACGGCCAGGGCAACCAAGAAATCACCCACGCTTACAGCAGGCCTCCCAGGGATACCAAGATCTTCCTCACGAGGAGCAGAGACAAGGGTACCAACCCTTTAGGGAAGATTATGATGACGACACTGAAGATGAGCCCAACTGGGCAGAAAAAGACAAACTTCAACAGTGGGAACAGGACAGGCCTAGAAGTCTGGAACGGCCCCCAGGGAGGGATTTGGACCCTAAAATGCCCCGTTTGAGGCAGCAGGGACGGAGCAATCAGAAAGCCAATAATGTGACGGTTTTAACAGAGGAAACGCTAACCATCAAGGTGGACATGAGTCGGCCCATAAACCAGAACAG CCCGCTGTGTTATTCTTCAGACAGGCAGCTCTCTTTAGATCTGGTCCATGTTGGTCGCCAGCGTCTGGACTTCCTGCCCATGCTGGAGCACTCTGGCACATATCAGGAGACCGCCATGCACACTGGGACGTTTGCCCAGGAGATTATCACACTCGTGCACCTTGTCAAAG AGCAGTATTTCAGAGGGGATGGGATCACCCTGAATGAGCGCTTCTCGGCTCCACAAGAAGGCGGCTTTTCTGAAGAAGAGATGGAGGAGCTGACGCCGGACGAGGGATTGGAGTCAAACCG AGGTTTCAGTTTGGATATGGCCTCGCTGCTCAGTGACGACGAGCCTCTGTTCTCCTCGAGACCaacacag GGTGTGAGGCTGCAGCCAGTGCGAGGTCCGGGTGACCTGAGGCACGACCTGGAAAGGCGGCGACAGGAGAAACTGGAAGGGGTTAAAGTTACAATAGCTGGGAGCACTATGTCACAGCGCCCCCTGGGTGCATGCAG TGATTCAGATATGCGATACAACAATAAGATGTCTCATATGGACCACAGGAGGCGAGATGGAAGCACG GGACCGAGGAGAGGAGCTCTGAACAGGCTGAACACAGGCGCCCAACAAAGGAACAATCGCTTCGGCTTTCGGAAACAGAACTTCCACAACAGCTCTGCAG